Genomic segment of Streptomyces sp. NBC_01210:
CCGGCGCAGACCTCGTCCGAGGTCCCGGCAGCGCGTACGGACCTGGTGGCGGTACGCCGCCGGGGCGCCGGTACGGATCTCGCGCCCAATGCCTGAGTCCGGTTACGGCCCCCGCGAGCTGCTGGCGCTGGACCGGGCCCATGTCTGGCATCCGTACGGCCCCATGCCGGGCCGTACGGACCCGTTGATCGTGGAGTCCGCGTCCGGCGTACGGCTGCGGCTGGCCGAACCGGTGCACGGGCAGCGCGAGTTGATCGACGGCATGTCGTCCTGGTGGTCGGCGATCCACGGCTACAACCACCCGGTCCTCAACGAGGCGGCGCACGGCCAGCTGGAGCGGATGAGTCATGTGATGTTCGGCGGGCTCACCCATGAGCCCGCCGTGCGGCTGGCCACCCGGCTGGTCGAGATCACGCCCGAGCCGCTGCGGCATGTCTTCCTCTGCGACTCCGGCTCCGTGTCGGTCGAGGTCGCGGTCAAGATGTGCCTGCAGTACTGGCGCTCGGTGGGCCGTCCGGCCAAGCAGCGGCTGCTGACCTGGCGCGGCGGCTATCACGGGGACACCTGGCAGCCGATGTCCGTGTGCGACCCCGAGGGTGGGATGCACGGGCTGTGGTCGGGGGTGCTGCCGCGCCAGATCTTCGCGGAGGCGCCGCCGGCGGAGTTCGAGGAGTCGTACGCGGCGGGCCTTCGGGAGCTTGTCGCGCGGCACGCGGACGAACTCGCCGCGGTGATCGTGGAGCCGGTGGTGCAGGGCGCCGGCGGGATGCGGTTCCACTCCTCCGAGTATCTGAGGGTGCTGCGGAAGGCCTGCGACGAGCACGGAGTGCTGCTGATCTTCGACGAGATCGCGACCGGGTTCGGACGTACGGGTGCGCTCTTCGCGGCGGAGCACGCCGGTGTCTCGCCGGATGTGATGTGCCTGGGCAAGTCGCTGACCGGCGGCTACCTCACGATGGCGGCCACGCTGTGCTCCTCACGGGTGGCCGAGGGCATCTCGCGCGGCGAGGTCCCGGTCCTGGCGCACGGCCCGACGTTCATGGGGAACCCGCTGGCTTCGGCGGTCGCGTGCGCGTCGATCGACCTGCTGCTCGGCCAGGACTGGCAGCAGGAGGTCAAACGGCTTGAGGCGGGCCTGCGGGACGGGCTGGCCGGGGTCGAGGCGCTGCCGGGCGTGAAGGAAGTGCGTGTGCTGGGCGCGATCGGTGTCGTTCAGCTGGACCACGAGGTGGACATGGAGGCGGCGACGGAGGCGGCAGTACGCGAGGGCGTGTGGCTGCGGCCCTTCCGGGACCTGGTCTATGTGATGCCGCCGTATGTGACGGGGGACGAGGACTTGGCCCGGGTCTGCCGGGCCGTGACCGCGGCGGCGTCCGCGGGCTGACCAGAGCCGGGGCTCAGCCCCGGACCCCGGGAAAGGGTTGCGAGGGCCGGCGCCCCGCAACCTCTGCGGCGCCGGCCGCGGCAGCCCCGGGCTCGCGGCGCGGGGCCCGAGCCGCAGGGCGTGCAGGTGAACAGAGAGACAGAGGCGTAGCAATGGCAGTCATCGTCGTTACCGGGACCGGGACCGAGATCGGTAAAACCGTCGTCACCGCCGCCGTTGCCGCGGTCGCGCGGGGGCGAGGCGCGTCCGTGGCCGTGGTGAAACCCGCGCAGACCGGGGTGGCTCCCGGCGAGGCGGGCGACGTGGACGAGGTGGTGCGGCTCGCCGGGCGTGTCAGCGGGGTTGAGATCGCGCGTTATCCCGAGCCTCTCGCTCCCGCGACCGCCGCGCTGCGCGCCGGGATGGACGCCGTCCGGCCGCGGGACATCGTCCAGGTCGTGGAGAAGCTGACCACGGAGCACGACCTGGTCCTGCTCGAAGGGGCCGGCGGCCTGCTCGTGCGGCTCGACGAGGAGGGGGCGACGCTCGCCGATGTCGCGGGGCTGCTCCGCGCGCCGCTGCTGGTCGTCGTACCCGCCGGGCTGGGGACGCTCAATACCACCACACTGACCGGGGAGGCCCTGCGCGCACGGGAGTTGGAGCAGCTCGGGGTGGTCGTCGGCAGCTGGCCCGCCGAGCCGGATCTGGCCGCGCGATGCAATCTCGCGGAGCTGCCCGAGGCGGCCGGGGCGCCGCTCCTCGGGGCCGTGCCGCAAGGGGCCGCAGCGCTGGCTCCGGCCGAGTTCCGGGCGCGGGCCGCCAGTTGGCTCGCGCCCACCCTCGGCGGCGACTGGAACGCCGACGCGTTCAGCGCCGCCGTACGCTGACCCCATGCGCGCACGGATCGACGAGATCGTCTTCGACTGCCACGACCCCGCACGGCTTGTCCGCTTCTGGGCGGAGCTCCTGGGCGGGGAACCGGTGGACCGCAGCGCCGACTGGTCGTACATCGAACCGCCCGGTTTCGTACGGGTCGCCTTCCAGCGCGTACCCGAGGGCAAGTCCGTCAAGAACCGGCTTCACCTGGATCTCGACGCGGGCGACGTCGACGCCGCGGCCGTCGAGGCGGTACGGCTCGGCGCCGTACGGGTGGGGGCGGTCGTGACCGACGACCAGGGACGGTTCCAGGTTCTGCGGGACCCGGAGGGAAACGAGTTCTGTTTCGTCGGCGGCTCGAGCGGCTGACTGGCGCCGTACAGGGGGAGAATGGCGGTGTGACCGGCTCGTCCGTCCCAAGGAGGCCCGCGATGCCTGTGCGCAGCACCAAAGTGCCCCGGGACGCCGTCCACCATCCCGTCTTCTCGCGCGTCTACGCCAAATTCAGTGGGCCGGCGGACGTCAGAGCGGGAATCGCGACCTACCGCCATGAGCTGCTGTCCGGTCTCTCGGGCCGGGTGATCGAGATCGGCGCGGGCAACGGTCTGAACTTCGCGCACTATCCGTCGGCGGTCTCCGAGGTGGTGGCGATCGAACCCGAGCGCACCCTGCGGAAGTTGGCGGTGGACGCCGCGCAGCGCTCCGATGTCCCGGTGGACGTGGTGCCGGGCGCGGCCGAGGCGCTGCCGGTCAAGAGCGAGGCGTTCGACGCGGCCGTGGTGTCCCTGGTGCTGTGCTCCGTACGGGATGTGCGGCGGGCGCTCTCCGAGATCAGACGAGTCCTGCGGCCCGGTGGTGAACTGCGGTTCTTCGAGCACGGGCTGGCCGATGGCCGGACCATGGCGAAGACCCAGCGCGTCCTGGACCGTACGGTCTGGCCGCTGCTCTTCGGCGGCTGTCACACCGCGCGGGACACCGTCGCCGAGATCGAGGCCGCCGGCTTCGATCTCGGGATGTACCGCAGGCTGCGGGTGCCGGAGAAGGGGCCGAGGACGCCCGCGTCCTCCTGCGTCCTCGGCGTGGCACGGCGGCCCGTCGGTGATTGAGCCAGGCCTGATCAGGCGCTCACCCGCGCCACTGCCGCAGCTCGTCGGCGATGGCCCTGACGTCCGCCTTGCCCTGCTTGACCAGCCGTGCCAGGTCCCGCACCTGCTCCGGCGAGGTGACCACCCTCAGCCCGCTGGCGACGAGATAGCCGTAGGCGACGGCCGAGGCGAACATGGCGTTGGAGTGCTCGAGCGCGGGCACATGGAGCAGCAGCTGGAGCAGCGCGGCGGCCCTGGCATGCGGGTCGCTGTAGACGGCGATGCCGAATATCTCCGCCTCATGACGGCTGACGGCGGCGACGAGCGCGCCCCAGTCGGTGACCTGCGGATCGCCGGGGGTCTTGTGCTCGGCGACCATGAGCAGCCAGGCGAGGTCGATCGAGAGGTTCAACGCTTGCCTGCGCGGCCGGTGCCTGTGTCCTTGTCCTTGCCCGCGCCTTTACCCGCGCCGTCACTCGCGCCGTCACTCGCGCCGAACTCGCCGAACTCCTCCGCGAACACGGACTCGTACTGCTTCATGAAGTCGGACGCCGCCTCGACAAAAGTACGTCCCACCTCACCCGCGTCCTGCTTGACGAGTTCCTCGATGTAGCGGTTCACGCTCATCCCGCGCTGAAGGGCCCGCTGGCGCGCTGCCTCGGCGGTGGTCTCGTCCACGCGTACATTCAACTGAGTCTTCGCCACACCATCACGCTAGCGCCAGAACGCTAGCACCGGCAAGGGGTCCGTCAAGTGCCCCTTACATCGACCCCGAGGACCGAACCTCCGGGGGATACCGACACCCGCACACCCCCTCTACGCTCGCCTCCTGTACGGGAGTTGGAGCGGCCACGACCCGGGAGGCAGCCTTGTCCACACCTGCCACTGCACCCACCCACGACCACGCCGCGGATGTGCCGCTCGCCGCCCGGGCGCGGGCCCTGACCAAGGCGTACGGCACGGGCGAGACGACCGTGCGCGCCCTGGACGCGGTCAATGTCGACATCGCGCGCGGCCGGTTCACCGCGGTCATGGGCCCGTCAGGTTCGGGGAAGTCCACGCTGATGCACTGCCTCGCCGGCCTCGACACCGTCTCCGCCGGCCAGGTCTGGCTGGGCGACACGGAGATCACCGGCCTGAAGGAGCGTGAGCTCACCCGGCTGCGCAGGGACCGGATCGGCTTTATGTTCCAGGCGTTCAATCTGCTGCCCACACTCACCGCCGCTGAGAACATCACGCTCCCCATGGACATCGCCGGGCGTAAACCCGACCGACAGTGGGTGGATCAGGTCATCGACACGCTCGGGCTGCGGGACCGGCTCAAACACCGGCCGGCCGAGCTCTCCGGCGGGCAGCAGCAGCGGGTCGCCTGTGCCCGTGCGCTTGCCTCCCGCCCCGAGCTGATCTTCGCCGACGAACCGACCGGCAATCTCGACTCGCGCGCGGGCGCGGAGGTACTCGCCTTCCTGCGCGAGGCCGTCGACCGGCTGGAGCAGACGGTGGTGATGGTGACGCACGACCCCGGCGCGGCCGCCCATTCGGACGTGGTGCTGTTCCTCGCGGACGGACGGATCGTGGATGTCATGCCGGACCCGACCGCCGAGGCCGTGCTGGAGCGCATGCGCCTCTTCTCCGGGGCATCGCCCCAGACCCCGGGCTCCGACGCCCTGCGCAGGAGCTGAGGCCACGATGCTGAAGGCGACGCTGCGGAGTTTCTTCGCGCACAAGGGACGGCTGCTGCTGTCGGCGCTGGCGGTGCTTCTGTCGGTGGCCTTCGTCAGCGGCAGTCTGATCTTCTCGGACACCGTCTCCCGTACCTTCGACCGGCTCTTCGCGTCCACATCGGCGGATGTGACCGTCGCGGCGAAGGAGGGCATCGACGAGCGTCTGCCGACCGGAGTGGTACAGACGGTCCCGGCCGGTCTCGCGGACCGTATCGGCTCGGTCGACGGGGTCAAGGCCACCCACATCGACGCGGCCGTGGAGAACATCACCGTCGTCGACTCCACGAACAAGGCGGTCGGGCCGACGACCGGCGCACCCACCATCGCCACCAACTGGTATGTCACCGAACGCAGTCCGGTGAAGCTGACCAGCGGGCGCGAACCGAAGAGGCCTGGCGAGGCGCTGCTCGACAAGGACACCGCCGACAAGAAGAACGTGCGCATCGGGGACACACTCACCGTGCTCGCACAGCCCGGCTCGTTCAAGGTCGAGATCGTCGGCATCGCGACCTTCACCACCACCAACCCCGGTGCCGCGCTGGTCTTCCTGGACACTCCGACGGCCCAGACCAAGTTGCTGGGCCGGCCCGGCGTGGCCTCCTCGATCTCGGTGGACGCCGAGGAGGGGGTGAGCGATGCGACGCTCAAGCAGCGGATCGCCGCCGAGCTGGGTGATGCGTACGAGCTCAAGACCGCCGACGAGCAGGCCGAGTCGGCCGCCGCCCAACTCGGCGGATTCCTCGATGTCATCAAGTGGGTGATGCTCGGCTTCGCCGGTGTCGCGGTCCTCGTCGGCATCTTCCTGATCGTCAACACCTTCTCCATGCTGATCGCGCAGCGCACCCGTGAGCTGGGTCTGCTGCGGGCACTCGGCGCCGACCGCCGCCAGGTGCGCAGGTCGGTCCTCACCGAGGCGCTGCTGCTCGGCCTGGTCGGCTCGACGCTCGGGCTGACCGCCGGGATCGGACTCGCGGCCGGGCTGATCGGGCTGATGGGCCTGCTCGGGATGAACCTGAGCGCCGCCGAGATGGTGGTCGGCGTGGGGACGCCGGCGTCCGCGTACGCGGTCGGCGTGGGTGTCACCTTCGTGGCCGCGTATCTGCCGGCCCGGCGAGCGGCCCGGGTCTCCCCGATGGCCGCGCTCGCGGATTCCGAAGTCGCCGGTGTGGGGCGGCCGTTGAGGGTCCGTGCGATCGTGGGGACGGTGGTCGCCGCGGCGGGCGCGGCCGCGCTCGCCGGATGCGCGGTGAGCGAGAAGACCGCCACCGCGTCCTCGCTGCTGGGTCTCGGCGTGGTGCTGACCCTGATCGCCACGGTGGTGGCGGGGCCGCTGCTGGTACGGCCGGTGATCCGGGTGCTGGGCGGGGCGTTCCCCAAGATCTTCGGATCGGTCGGCCGGATGAGCCAGCGCAACGCGCTGCGCAATCCGCGGCGCACCGGCGCCACCGCCGCCGCGCTGATGGTGGGCCTGGCGCTGGTGGGCGGGCTCTCGATCGCCAGCGCCTCGATGACCAAGTCCTTCGACGACCAGATCGACAAGACACTGGGTGCCGACTTCGTCGTACAGAACAGCAACTTCATGCCGTTTCCGCAGGAGATCACGGAAAAGGTGCAGGGCGTCGAGAGCGCGGGCACAGTCGTTCGGCAGCGTTTCGCGCCGGTCGCGCTGAACCTTCCGGACGGGAAGCGGGTGGAGTCGACGGCTTCGGGCTACGACCCGCAGCTGGACGAGGCTGCCAGGATCACCTACGCGAGCGGGGACACGGCGGCGGCGCTGGCACCGGACAGCGTCGCCATGGACCGGAAGTACGCGGCGGACCACACGGTGCGGATCGGCTCCGTACTGCCGGCCGAGTTCCCCGGCGGGCAGAAGGCCCGGCTGACGGTCGGGGCGCTCACCGACATGGACCAGAGCGGCGGCCCCGGGATGGAGGGCGGCCTGTTCATGGGCCTCTCCACCGTGGAGAAGTATCTGCCGGGCGGGCAGGACGCCGCGCTGTACGTCAACGCCGCGAGCGGCAGCGATGTGAAGGAGCTCCGCAAGGGCCTGGAAACGGCGCTCGACCGCTATCCGCAGGTGCAGGTCAGGGATCAGGCCGACTACAAGGAACTGATCCGGCAGCAGATCGCCGTGATGCTCTATCTGGTGTACGCGCTGCTGGGTCTGGCGATCGTCATCGCGGTGCTGGGTGTGGTCAACACCCTTGCTCTGTCGGTGGTGGAGCGGACCCGCGAGATCGGACTGCTGCGCGCCATCGGGCTCTCCCGGGTCCAGCTGCGACGCATGATCCGGCTGGAGTCCGTCGTGATCGCGGTCTTCGGAGCACTGCTCGGGCTGGCGCTGGGCATGGTGTGGGGCGTGGCGGTGCAGCAAGTGCTGGCACTGGAAGGGCTGAAGGCGTTCGCCGTGCCGTGGGGCACGATCGTCGCGGTCGTGATCGGCTCGGTGGTGGTCGGGCTCGCGGCAGCGGTACTGCCGGCTCTGCGCGCCTCGCGGATGAATGTGCTGGCCGCCATCGCGCACGAATAGGCAGCTGCGGGAGGGTGACCCGCGGCATCTGACCGGCGGCATCGCGCGGGGTGTCCCGAACGCTGAAAGTCGGTGACAGGCCCACCCCGGCCGTGCTTGGCTCCGGATCATGACCGACCTGTATATACGCACCGCGGCGGCGGACGAGGCGGAGACCATCCTCGCCTTCTGGAAGGAAGCGGCGGAGGGCACGAGCATCACGGACGACGTGGACGGGGTCACCAGGCTCATCGAGCGTGACCCGGAGGCGCTGATCCTCGCCGAGTCCGACGGCGTGGTGGTCGGCTCGGTGATCGCCGGGTACGACGGCTGGCGCTGTTCGCTGTACCGGCTGGCCGTACTGCCCTCCCACCGCCGCCGGGGGATCTCGACGGCACTGCTCGAAGCAGCCGAGAAGCGATTTCTGGCCGTGGGCGGCAGGCGCGGCGACGCCATGGTGCTGGAGGCGAACGAGCGGGCCCAAGGGGCGTGGGCCGCGGCCGGCTACCACCGCGAGGACCACTGGCGCCGCTGGGTGAAGCCGTTCGCGTAGGCGGCCGCCGCCATACCGACCCACTTTGCCGGTCCTTTACCATGGGTGAACCATTCACCCCCGTACGAAAGGTGTGAGCGTCCGTCCATGGGCGAGCCTCCCAGTAGCCGACATCGCGCATTCCTCCTGCCCCTGCCCGATCATGGGACGGAGGTGAACCGATGACCGAAGTGCTCTTGCTCCTCGTGGCGGTACTGCTCTCGGTCGCCTGCGGAGCCTTCGTCGCGGCGGAGTTCTCCCTCACCACGGTCGAACGCGGCGACCTCGAACGGGCCGCCGAGCGCGGCGAGCGCGGGGCGGCGAGCGCGCTCAAGGCCGTACGCAGCCTCACCTTCCAGCTCTCCGGGGCCCAGCTCGGCATCACCGTGACCAACCTGGTCGTCGGCATGCTCTCCGAGCCGTCGATCGCCAAGCTGATCCGCGGACCGCTGGAGGCACTCGGCGTCTCCCCCTCCGTGGCCTCGTCGGCGGCCCTGGTCATCGGTACCGCGCTGTCCACCGTCGTACTGATGGTCGTCGGCGAGCTGGTCCCGAAGAACTGGGCCATCTCGTCGCCGCTCGCCGTCGCGAAAGTGGTGGCCCCTCCACAGCGAGTCTTCACCGCCGCCTTCAAGCCCTTCATCAGCCATCTCAACAACACCGCCAACCGCATCCTGCGCCGGCTCGGCATGGAGCCGACCGAAGAGCTGGCCTCCGCCCGCAGCCCGCAGGAACTGGTCGCCCTGGCCCGCCACTCCGCGAAGGAGGGCGCGCTGGAGGCGGACACCGCGGAGCTGTTCGTACGCACCCTCAAGCTGGCCGAGCTGACCGCCGAGAACGTGATGACCCCCAGGGTCCAGGTCACGGCCCTCGAAGTGCAGGCCACCGCCGAGGACGTCGCCAACGCCACGCGCGCGACCGGGCTGTCCCGCTTCCCGGTCTACCGGGGCAACCTGGACAGCGTCGTCGGCATAGCGCACATCAAGGACGTCCTTGCGGTGCCGGCCGAACGCCGTCCGCGTCACCCGGTCTCCAAGCTGATGCGCGAGCCGCTGCTGGTGCCCGAGACGCTGACGGTGGACCGGCTGCTGGACCGGCTTTCCGGCAAGAACACGATGGCCGTCGTCATCGACGAGTACGGCGGTACGGCCGGTGTCGTGACGCTGGAGGACATCGTGGAGGAGGTCGTCGGCGAGGTGCGCGACGAACACGATCCGCACGAGACTCCGGACCTGGTTCCGGCGGGCGAGGACGCTGACGGACGCTCCCTCTGGTCGGCGGACGGAGCGGCCCGGACCGACCAGCTGGAGCGGATCGGACTCCGGGTGCCGGAAGGACCGTACGAGACGCTCGCCGGTCTGATCGCCACCGAGCTGGGGCGCATCCCCGCCGAGGGCGACCGCATCGATCTGGAGGGCTGGCGGCTCGACGTCGTCGACGCCTCCGGGCGGCGGGCAGCACGCGTGCTGCTGCACGCGCCGCTCCCGTCGGCCGACGAGCCCGAGGAGGCCGGACGATGACCGCGATCCAGCTCCTCATCGGCCTGCTGACCCTGGTGGTCAACGCCTTCTTCGTCGGCGCCGAGTTCGCCCTGATCTCGGTGCGCCGCAGCCAGATCGAGCCGGCGGCGGAGACCGGGGACCGGCGGGCGCGCAGCGTCATCTGGGGCCTGGAGCATGTCTCGGCGCTGCTGGCGGCGGCCCAGCTCGGCATCACGCTCTGCACCCTGGTGCTCGGCATCGTCGCCGAGCCCGCCATCGCGAATCTGCTGGAGCCGGTGTTCAACGCGGTGGGTGTGCCGCACGGCCTGGTCCACCCCATCTCGTTCGTGATCGCGCTGACCGTGGCGACGTATCTGCACATGCTCCTGGGCGAGATGGTGCCGAAGAACATCGCACTGGCGGAGCCCACGCGGTCCGCGCTGCTGCTCGGCCCGCCGCTGGTCACGCTGGCCCGGACACTGCGCCCGGTGATCTTCACCATCAACGCCTTCGCCAACGGTCTGCTGAAGCTGCTGCGGGTCGAGGCGAAGGGCGAGGTGGCCGCCACCTACTCGGACGCCGAGCTGGCACGGCTGGTGCGCGACGCCGGCGATGCCGGGCTGCTCGACGACCGCTCGGCCGAACGGCTGCGCGATGCGCTGGAGCTGGGGCGCAGGCCGGTGCGGGACGTCGTGGTACCGGTGGAGCGGGTGGTGTACGCCCGGGTCGGGACCACGCCCGAGCAGCTGGAGCGGCTGGCGACGGAGTCCGGGTTCTCCCGTTTCCCTGTGGTGGACTCGAACAACCGGATCCTCGGCTATCTCCATGTGAAGGACGCGCTGGACGCGACTCCGCGCGACCAGCCGTTTCCGGTCACGGCGATGCGTCCGATCGCGCGGGTGCGGGCGACGACGCCGCTCGACGATGTGCTGACCGCGATGCGGCGCAGCCGTACCCACCTGGCGGCCGTCGTGGACGACAACGGCACACCCGTGGGGCTGGTGACGATGGAGGACGTACTGCGCGAGCTGGTCGGCCGGCCTCGCTAGCGCGCCTCTGTGGCCTTGACGGCCCGCTCCGTGGTCTCGGTGAGACCCGGGCCGGGTCGTCCTGCTGTGGCGGCGCCGATGGCGGTGAGGACAGCGAGGAGGGTGGCCAGGCCCGCGGTGGCGAGGGCGGCGAGCCAGTCGACGTCGAAGAGGTTCGTCGCACCGGCCGTCAGAACGGCGACAAGGGACTGGGCGAAGGTGCGGACGGCGCGTTCCGCCGTGGCCTTCCAGAAGTCTGCAGTGAACATGCTCTGGACATACTGCGGAACGCACCGTACCGACAGCCCTCGCGTCAGATCTAGAGCGCGGTCGCGCCCAGCCAGGCGTCCAGAACCGCTCGATCGCCCAGGACACCGAAGCGCTCGTCGTCCGCGCGGAGGCGCCCGTACACGAGCAGCAGAAGATCGCCCGCCGCCGCCTCGACGCCGACGGCGGCCTCCGCCGCGTTCTTCGTCCAGCCGAAACCGGCCTGCCCGAAGGTGATCGTCCAGCTGGCGCCGGCGTCCGTGGCCGACAGCCGGACCGAGCCGTCCGCCAGGACACCGACGGGCCCGGCGAGCCAGGAGAAGTACGGCAGATTCTCCAGGAACTCTTCTATGCCGTCGGCCGCCGTGCCCGCCGGGATGCGGGGTTCGAGACCCAGGGCCAGTTCGGCGTCGGCGAGATGGACGACAGCCTCGAAGTGCAGTCGGCGCGGGAAGAAGCGCACACGCTGGTCGGCGCCGTGGGACCACATCGGCGTCTCGGGATCGACGGTACGCAGGGTGCGCAGCGTGGCCTCGGCGCTGCGGGCCAGCCACTGCGGGTACGCCTTCGGGTCGTCGGGAAGCTCGAGTGGCACATCCCGCGACCAGACGCGCTCGGCGGCCCGGGTCCGTACGAGATGTTCCATCCAGCGGTGCGTGGTGCCGTGGTGCCTGACGAGGTCGGCGAAGGTCCAGCCGGGACAGCTGGGCACGAGCGTGGCGGGGTCCACGTCCCGTACGGTCTCGACGAACCGGCGCGCCAGCTGTTCCACGGCGTCGCAGTACAGCTCGTGCTGATCGTCGTCGAGGCCGAATCCCTCGGGTATCCGCAGCAGATCCTCCCGCCAGACCCCGTCGGGCTGCCGCGCTGCCGCGCGGCGCAGGAGTGCGGAGAGGGCACGGCGGTCGGCGGGCGACAGCCGGTCGAGCAGATACCCGGTCGTCTCCAGCCATTTCACCGCGATGTCCGGGTCGAGCACATCCTCGTCGCAGGTGTCGATCGTGGTCACAACGTCGGCCAGCGCCTCGGCCAGCGCGTTCAGCAGCGCGTCACTCACGGGGCTCCCTCCTGGTACGGAACCGGGGGACCTTACCGCGCGGTAGGATCACTCCGCCATGGAGATGAATGCCAACTACACCAGTTTTGTCGCGGTAGGCGATTCCTTTACCGAGGGCATGTCCGACCTGTTGCCCGACGGCTCGTACCGTGGCTGGGCGGATCTCCTCGCGGGCCGGCTTGCGGCACGCGGCCCGGGTTTCCGCTACGCGAATCTCGCCGTGCGCGGAAAGCTCATCGGGCAGATCGTCGACGAGCAGGTCGACGTGGCGGCCGCGATGCAGGCGGACGTGGTCACGCTGGTCGGCGGGCTCAATGACACGCTGCGGCCCAAGTACGACATGGGACAGGTGCACGGGCTCCTGGAGGAGGCTGTGGACAAGCTCGCACCCTCCTGCAAGCAGCTGGTGCTGATGCGCAGCCCCGGCCGCAACGGGCCGGTGATGGAACGGTTCCGCCCCCGCATGGAGGAGCTGTTCGCGTACGTCGACGAGCTGGCCGCCCGGCACGGTGCGCTGGTGGTGGATCTGTACGGGTCCGACGTGCTCGGCGATCAGCGGCTGTGGGACGTGGACCGGCTGCACCTGACGGCCGAGGGGCACCGGCGGGTCGCCGAGGCCGTCTGGCAGAAGCTGGGCCTGGAGGCGGAGGACGACTGGCAGGCTCTGCTGCCGCCCGTGGTGCGGACCGGCTGGGCCTCGCGGCGGGTCGGCGATCTTCGGTTCGCGCGCCAGTACTTGGGGCCGTGGATCGGGCGACGGCTGACAGGGCGCTCCTCGGGTGACGGCCGGCCCGCGAAGCGGCCCGAGCTGCTGCCGTACGAGCCGCCGCTCTCGTAGCAACCTACAACCGGGGCCGCGGCGCTGGCCTGCAGAAACCGCCAGTAGAATCTGGTTACGTGACTGCTGTGTCTGCGAAGCCTCGCATCCCCAATGTCCTGGCCGGCCGCTACGCCTCTGCGGAGCTGGCCGTCCTGTGGTCCCCCGAGCAGAAGGTGAAGCTGGAGCGTCAGCTCTGGCTCGCGGTGCTGCGCGCCCAGAAGGACCTCGGCATCGAGGTGCCCGAGGCCGCGCTCGCCGACTACGAGCGTGTGCTCGACCAGGTCGACCTGGCGTCGATCGCCGAGCGCGAGAAGGTCACCCGCCACGATGTGAAGGCGCGGATCGAGGAGTTCAACGCGCTCGCGGGCCATGAGCAGGTCCACAAGGGCATGACCTCCCGCGATCTGACCGAGAACGTCGAGCAGCTGCAGATCCGGCTCTCGCTGGAGCTGATGCGCGACCGCACCGTCGCGGTGCTGGCGCGCCTGGGCAAGCTTGCCGGTGAGTACGCCGAGCTGGTCATGGCCGGGCGCTCGCACAATGTCGCCGCGCAGGCCACGACGCTCGGAAAGCGCTTCGCGACCGCGGCCGACGAGCTGTTGGTGGCGTACGGACGGCTCGAGGACCTGCTCGGCCGCTACCCGCTGCGCGGCATCAAGGGCCCGGTCGGCACCGCGCAGGACATGCTCGACCTGCTGGGCGGGGACGCCGCGAAGCTCGCGGAGCTGGAGCAGCGCATCGCCGGGCATCTGGGCTTCGCGCACGCCTTCACCTCGGTCGGCCAGGTCTACCCCCGCTCGCTCGACTACGACGTCGTCTCCGCACTGGTGCAGCTGGCCGCCGCGCCGTCCTCCATCGCCAAGACGATCCGGCTGATGGCCGGGCACGAGCTGGTCACCGAGGGCTTCAAGCCCGGCCAGGTCGGCTCCTCCGCGATGCCGCACAAGATGAACACCCGCTCCT
This window contains:
- the purB gene encoding adenylosuccinate lyase; translation: MTAVSAKPRIPNVLAGRYASAELAVLWSPEQKVKLERQLWLAVLRAQKDLGIEVPEAALADYERVLDQVDLASIAEREKVTRHDVKARIEEFNALAGHEQVHKGMTSRDLTENVEQLQIRLSLELMRDRTVAVLARLGKLAGEYAELVMAGRSHNVAAQATTLGKRFATAADELLVAYGRLEDLLGRYPLRGIKGPVGTAQDMLDLLGGDAAKLAELEQRIAGHLGFAHAFTSVGQVYPRSLDYDVVSALVQLAAAPSSIAKTIRLMAGHELVTEGFKPGQVGSSAMPHKMNTRSCERVNGLMVILRGYASMTGELAGDQWNEGDVSCSVVRRVALPDAFFAFDGLLETFLTVLDEFGAFPAVVARELDRYLPFLATTKVLMAAVRAGVGREVAHEAIKENAVASALAMREQGAERNELLDKLAADERIPLDRAQLDELMADKLSFTGAAGDQVAAVVSRIEEIVKQHPEAAGYTPGSIL
- a CDS encoding maleylpyruvate isomerase family mycothiol-dependent enzyme — its product is MSDALLNALAEALADVVTTIDTCDEDVLDPDIAVKWLETTGYLLDRLSPADRRALSALLRRAAARQPDGVWREDLLRIPEGFGLDDDQHELYCDAVEQLARRFVETVRDVDPATLVPSCPGWTFADLVRHHGTTHRWMEHLVRTRAAERVWSRDVPLELPDDPKAYPQWLARSAEATLRTLRTVDPETPMWSHGADQRVRFFPRRLHFEAVVHLADAELALGLEPRIPAGTAADGIEEFLENLPYFSWLAGPVGVLADGSVRLSATDAGASWTITFGQAGFGWTKNAAEAAVGVEAAAGDLLLLVYGRLRADDERFGVLGDRAVLDAWLGATAL
- a CDS encoding SGNH/GDSL hydrolase family protein, with protein sequence MEMNANYTSFVAVGDSFTEGMSDLLPDGSYRGWADLLAGRLAARGPGFRYANLAVRGKLIGQIVDEQVDVAAAMQADVVTLVGGLNDTLRPKYDMGQVHGLLEEAVDKLAPSCKQLVLMRSPGRNGPVMERFRPRMEELFAYVDELAARHGALVVDLYGSDVLGDQRLWDVDRLHLTAEGHRRVAEAVWQKLGLEAEDDWQALLPPVVRTGWASRRVGDLRFARQYLGPWIGRRLTGRSSGDGRPAKRPELLPYEPPLS